CCGATGCCTCGCGCGGGCGCAGTCTGGGCGGCTCGGGCCTCGGCCTGCCCATCGTGCGCGCCATCGCCCGCGCCCATGGCGGCGAGGCGCGGATCATCCCGCAGCCGCCTCCGGGGCTGACCGTGGAGCTCCGCCTGCCGAAAAGCGCCTTGCCTGCCGGACAGACCGATGACTGACGATCCCGGGCATTACGACGACCTGGCCGCGCGGCATGTGTCGATACGGCGCGTCCTGCGGCTGTTCGCCCCCTATCGGGCGCGGATCGGGGCCGTGGTGGCGTTGATGATCCTTGCATCGGCCATCGGTCTGGCCGGGCCGTTCCTTCTGCGCGCGATCATCGACATCGCCTTGCCCTGGCGACGCTGCCCGCGCTGACGCTGCTTGCGGGCGGGCTGTTGATGCAGACCGGTAAGCCTGCCAGCATCGGCACGCTCGTCGCGATGATCGCGCTTCAGGAACAGCTTCTGTGGCCCTTCGAGCAATTGCTCGAGGTCGCTCGCGATGCCCGCAAGACCCGTGCCCTCTTTGCCCGCGTCTTCGAATATCTCGACAAGCCGGTCGAGATCACCGAGCGCGCCGATCCGGTGACCATCCACCGGTCCGACATGCGCGGTGCGGTGCAGCTGGACCATGTCAGCTTTGCCTATGGGGGGCAGTCCCTCCGGGCGATCGATGATGTGACCCTGATCATCCCGGCGGGCAGCCATGTCGCCATCGTCGGGCCGACGGGCTCGGGCAAGACCACGCTCGGCTACCTTCTGGCGCGGCTTTACGATGTCGAAGCTGGCGCGATCCGCTTCGACGGGGTGGATCTGCGCGATCTCGGCTTTGCGACGCTGTCGCAGATGCTGGGGGTCGTGTCGCAGGAGCCCTATCTGCTCAATGCCTCGGTGGCCGAGAACCTGCGCTTTGCCTGCCCCGAGGCGACCGGGGCCCAGATGATCGCGGCCGCGAAGGTGGCGCAGATCCATGACCATATCGCGGCCTTGCCCGAGGGCTATGACACCCTGGTCGGCGAGGGAGGCTTCCGGTTCTCGGGCGGCGAGAAGCAGCGCCTGGCGCTGGCCCGCACCATTCTGCGCGACCCGCCGATCCTGCTGCTGGACGAGGCGACGAGCGCGCTCGATACCCGCACCGAACGCGCGATGTCGCAGGCCCTGGATGCGCTGGCGAAGGGCCGCACGACCATCACCATCGCGCATCGGCTCTCGACCGTCCGCGATGCCGACATGATCGTGGTCATGCAGCACGGACGGATGGTCGAGACCGGCATCCACGCGGCGCTGGCGGCGAAAGGCGGTGTCTATGCCGGGCTTCTGGCCGGCGCGTGACCCCCGGGCGCGCCTTGATCCGTGCCGGGGATCAGTGCTGGAAGGCCACGGCCCGACGCCCCTGGGCCAGCAGGAAGAACACCAGGACCGCCAGAAGGCCCATCAGCAGGGCCGCTGTCGTCAGCAGCACCGAATGGGTCGCGGAAAACGCGGCCTTGCCGGCGGCGATCACCGCCGCCCCCTGGTCGGCGTCAAGCTGCCGGGCGGCAATGTAGACATCGCCGATCGAGCGTGCCGCCTGGTCGGCCAGCGGCTCCGGTACGCCCTCGGGCAGGACAAGATGGCGTCCGAACACCACCGACATGAAGACCCCGAACAGCGTGATCCCGAGACCGCTTCCCAGCTCGTATCCCGTCGCCTCGAGCGAGCCCGCGGCCCCGGCCTCACGCGCATCGGCCGCGCCCATGATCGCGATCGACGAGGCGGTAAGCCCGATGCTCAGCGCCAGCCCGAGGAGCACCAGCAGCACTGGCACGACCAGCCCGGGATGGTGGAAATCCGTGACGGCAAGGCCTGCAAGCGCGCCCGCTGAGATCGCCAGCGACAGGCAGGCCACCGGCCGCAGACCGAAGCGCTCGGACAACCAGCCCGCGACGGGTCCGCCAAGCCCCGCGGCCACCATGATCGGGATCATGAAAACCCCGGCCTGCAGCGGGGTCTTGCCCAGGACATATTGCAGCTCCTGCGCCAGCGTCAGTTCGACCCCCGCCAGAGCGCCGCTGGCCACGATGGCCATGATGATCCCCGCCAGGATCGCCGGGCGCGCAAACAGCGACAGATCCAGCATCGGCTCGGCGCTCAGCAGCTGCAGGCGGGCAAAGACCGACAGCAGAGCCACGCCCAGGACCAGAACCGGCAGCACGACCGCGACCGGCTGTTTCGCGCCGAACCCCGCCTTGATGGCATAGACGGTGGCGATCATTCCGAGGATCAGCAGCAGCGCCTGGCCGATGGCCCAACGGCCGGGGCTGAGCTCCTCGTGGCGCGGCAGCAAGAGCCAGCAGACCGGCAGAACGAACAGCATCACCGGCAGGTTGATCAGGAAGACCGAGCCCCACCAGAAATGCCCCAGCAGCGCGCCGCCGATCAGCGGCCCCACCGCCGCACCGGCCGCGCCCACCGTGCCCCAGAGACCCAGCGCGAGACCGCGCTCGGCCGGGTCTTCGAAGGTGCGGCGGATGACCCCCAGCACGCAGGGCGTGATCATCGCCCCGCCAACCGCCAGCAGCATCCGCGCGGCGATCAGCAGGGCCGGGCTCGGCGCATAGGCCGCCAGGGCCGAGGCAAGGCCAAAGACTGCCAGCCCGGTCAGAAGGATGCGCCGGGTGCCGACACGGTCCGCCAGGGTGCCCATCGGCACCAGAAGCCCCGCCATCAGCAGCGGATAGATGTCGATGATCCACAAGACCTCGGTGTTGCTCGCCCCCAGCGCCTGGGTCAGTGTCGGCACCGCCACATGCAGGATCGTCATGTCCAGCACCACCGGCAGAAAGGCCAGCATCACCGCCAGCAACACCAGCCAGCGGTTCGGATCGGGTCGGGGAAGGGGCATGCATCACCTGAAATCGCGTTGCATCCGGCATATAAATACATACGTATGGATTTCAACGTTCCGACGACCGCACCGAGGAGGCTCATGGGCAGAACTCCGACGATCACCCGCGACCGATTGCTCGACGTCGCCGAAGAGATAGTGCGCAAGGGGGGCGGGGCGGCTCTGACCATCGGCGCGCTGGCCCGGGCGGCGGGCGTCTCCAAAGGCGGGGTGCAGTATTCCTTCGCCAGCAAGGACGACCTCGTGCGGGCTCTCATCGAGCGATGGACCAGCCAATTCGACGCCATGATGGAAGGCGAGACCGGTGACGACCCGCTGGCCTTCGTCCGACGCTACATCGCGGCGACCCGGGCCTCGCAGCAGGCCATGGATGCCAAGATGGCGGGGCTCATGGTCACCTACCTCGAAGACCCGGCCAACCGACAGGAGACACGCGACTGGTATTGCGGGGTCTTCCACCGGCTCGGCGGCGGTTCGGCCGACGCCCGCGCGGCGCGGGTCGCCTTCCTCGCGGTCGAGGGGCTTTTCCTCATGCACATGAACGGGATCGACGAGGACGGGGACTGGCGCGGCTTTCTCGACGACGTCGAGGCGGTCCTTGCGCGGCTGACCAGCTGAGCCCTTCGTTGCGTTGATCAGCTGGCGGAAGGATCGCCGCGCGCAACTGGGCGTCACGCGCTGAAGATGACGGGTGTTTTCAGCCCGAACCGCTCATGTCAGCCCCTGCGGGCCCAGGCGCCTTCGGGGACGTCATCAAGGGCGGTTTTCCAGGCGTCGCTGCGATGGCTCGGGCGGCTGGACATGGCGCAGGCGGCGGCGATGAGACGGTCGATGTGCTTTTTCCGCTCGGGCTCGCTTATCCGCGAGACAGCGTAGGCAACCTGAAGCGGCTCGACCTCAAATCCCATGTATTCCAGCGCGAGCTTGCGGATCGGCATCAGAAGCGGGTCAATCGGGCCATAAACGCCTTGCTCCGAGAACCGCTCGGGCGTGCCTCCGGTGGTGACCGAAATCATCGCCCGCCGCCCCTTGAATATGTCGGTGTCAAACCGCCGACCGTCAACGTAGCCGAAACCGTAGCTCAGCACGCGGTCAATCCAGCCTTTCAGCAATGCGGGCGGTCCTCCCCACCAGATCGGAAATTGCAGAATGACCGCGTCCGCTTGCGCCACCCGTGCCTGTTCGCGCGCAATGTCAGGCGCATAGGTTCCGGCCCGGGCGGCGTTCGCCTGTTCGGCCTGGACGTGAAAGCGGGCCGGATCGGCGCGCTCGGTCATGTCCGCCGGGGAAAGGTCGGCGCGGAAACCCTCGGCGGCAAGGTCCGAGATGGTGACCTCGTGACCCGCGGCGCGCAGGGCCTCGGCGGTGGCGAAGGCGAGCGCATGGTTGAACGAGGCCGGATCGGGATGAGCGATGGCGATCAGGACATGTGTCATGTGTCAGACCATGAAACGGGGAATGAAAAGGGCGACTTGCGGCACCAGTGCAATGATCGCCAGCACCAGCAGGCAGATGGCGATCAGTGGCAGCGCCTCGCGGATGACGCGGGTCACCGGCTGTCCGGATATCGCGGCGCCGATGAACAGGAGGATGCCGACCGGCGGCGTGGCCATGCCGATCACGACATTGAGCACCACGACAGTCCCGAACTGCACGGAATCCATTCCGATGAGATCCTGGAACTTCAACAGGATCGGCATGGTCAGGATGAGAATCGAGATCGGCTCGAGGAACATGCCGAGGACCAGCAGAAAGATGTTGAGCAGCAAAAGGATCAGCAGTGGGTTCTCGGTCAGCGAGAGCATTCCGTCGGCAATGAGCTGCGGCACCTGTTCCAGCGTGAAGACGAAGGAAACGATGCTGGCCATCGAGGTAATGAAGAGGATGGATGTCGAGACCAGCGCGGTGGCGATCAGCGCCTCCCAGACACGGCTCGGCGTCAGCTCACGGTAAATGAAGCCGATGATCAGCGCATAGCCCACAGCCACTGCAGCGGCCTCGGTCGGGGTGAAGATGCCCGCCTTGATCCCCACGAGGATGATCAAGGGCAGGATCAGTGCCGGGAGGGTGCGCCGGGTGGATGCAAAGCGCTCGCGCGCGGTCATCCTGGGGATCACCGGAAAGCCATCGCGCCTGGCCCGCCAGGTCGCATAGATCAGAAGCCCGGTGGCGATCAGGATGCCGGGCATGATCCCCGCCAGGAAAAGCTGCCCGATGGAGGCTCCTGACAGGACGCCGTAGATGATCATGGTGATCGACGGCGGGATGATCGGCCCCATCACGGAGCTTACCGCGATGAGCGCCGCCGCATAGGCGGGCGGCATCCCCTGTTTCGACATCGAGGGGATCAGGATCGACCCCAATGCCGACGCTTCGGCGGTCGCGCTTCCCGAGATTCCGGCGAAAAACCCTGACGACAGGATCGATACCGAAGACATGCCTCCGGGCCGGTGCCCGACCATGGCGCGTGCGAAGGTCACGATGCGTGTGGTCACGCCGCCCACGTTCATAAGTGCCCCGGCCAGCAGGAACAGCGGGATGGTCAGAAGCACGAATTGGTCGATGCCCGCGATCATCCGTTGCGGAAGCATCAGCGCCATCGCACCATTGCCCGACAGGTAAAGATATGCGGTCCCCGCGATGCCGAGCGTCAGGGCAATCGGCACACCGGTTGCCAGAAAGGCTGCGAAAAGAAGAAAGAAGCTGCTCATGTCATCTCGGAGGTTTGGGCGAGAGCTGCGTCTTCCTCGCCGAGGTTCAGGATCACCTGCCGATGGAAATCGACGACGAGCCCGGTGAGGATGTGTCCGGCAAGCAGCACCATCCCGACCGAAACGCTGATATAAACCCAGCGGATTGACAGCCCGAGAGCCTCGCCTGTCACTGCGGACCATATGAAATCGAGGGCAGGGATCGTCTGGGTTCCCATGCGTTCGGCGAAATCCCAGCCATACCAGGTCATCACCGCGAGGAAGGCCAGGATCGGCACCGCCATCACGGCGCGCAGCCCCCATCTCAGGCGTGCCGACAGCAGCGAGGGCACGAAGTCCAGGGACACGAATTCGCCCTTGCTGAAGGCCAGTCCCAGCACGAGGAAGGTTTGCCAGATCAGCAGGTAGCGACACAGCTCCTCGGCCCAGATCAGGCTTCCGCCGAGCACATAGCGCCAGAACACCTGTGCCAGCATGATCGCAACTATGGCCGCCATGCTCAGCCCTGCAAGGCCCCGAATAAGGCACAAGTAGCCCGCAACGAGACGGGCGAGCGGCCCGCTCCTGTACTGCATGTTTTCGTCCTTAGGTATGTCCGGCACGCGCGGGGCTCGGCCCTCGCAGCGTGTTCAGGTCTGAATCATGCGGATTTGGCCGCGGCTTCCACCATCGCCGCGATGAGCGGGTCCTTCGACGACCAGTCGGCCGTCAGGCCTTCGACACGGGCACGCATCTCCGACAGATCGGTCAGCTCCGCGATCTCGACGTCCCTGGCGGCCAGTTCTTCGCGGCCCTCGAGGTCCTGCTGTTTGGCGTATTCAATCGTCGCGGCGGTGGACATCTTCCCTGCTTCCACGACGACGTCCCGCTCTTCTTCATCCAGCCCTTCGAAGAAGCGCTCCGACATCAGCGTTGTCATGTGCCAGGGATAATGCCCGGTAAGGGTGAAATGCTTGCCCACCTCCCACAGGTTCTCCCCCAGCATCGACGAGACGTTGATTTCGACGGCGTCGATAACGCCGGTTTCAAGCGCGCCGTAAACCTCGCCATAGGGCAGACCGGCAGGCGCGGTGCCCACCGTTTTCCAGATCTGCTGGTGCAGCGGCACCGGCACGATGCGCGTCTTGAGCCCGGCGAAATCCTCGATACTGGCGACATTTCGGTCGATCGACAGGAAATGCCGCTGGCCGGTATTGGCGATCGAGAGGCCGACCAGGCCGGCGGGACGCAAATCATCGAGGATCTGCTGTCCGACAGGGCCATGCGCGAGCTTGCCGAAATGATCGTAGTCGCGGATCAGGAACGGCATCTGCCAGGCGTTCATCGCCTGCCGCCCGGTGACCAGGGGCACCAGCACCCCCGAGACGCTCACGACATCCATCGTCCCTGCCACCGCGCCTTCAAGCAGCTGCTTGTCATCGCCAAGCTGGCGGTTGGGGAAGATCCGCACATCAAAGCCGCCCGGGCGCAGTTCCTCGAGCGCGGCGGCAAAGCTGGTGGCCATGATGTGGCCGGGGTGGACCTCGTTCGCGGCATGGGCAAAGCGCATCCTCCTGCCGGAAGCGCGGGCGATATTCGGCGCGGCCAGCACTGTGGTGAAGGCGGCGCCGCGGGTCAGCAATCGTCTGCGGGTAATGGTCATTCAGGTCTCCTCCCTGTGAATAACTCAGGCCTGTTCCGGCATCGGATAGTCCTCTGCATTCAGAACCCACCCCGGCTTGAGCGAGAAATCCTCGCGCGGCGGGCTGAATATGTCGGCAAGCAGGTTGTCGCCGGGGCCGGTGGCGCGCGTGGTGTGGATCACGGGCGGCGGGACCACCAACAGCGACGGGGCGGCCATTTTCAGCACCTTGTCGTCTTTCCAGTCCGCCATGTCCGATGTCCAGCTCCAGCGCAGATAATGCGTGAACTCGCCGCTCAGCGCGAGGCTGCCCTGTTCGAAGTCGTCGTGGTGATGCGGCGACATCTTCGAAGGGTCACGCGGCCCCTCGAACGGCTCGAGCACGTTCACCATCAGCGTGGTGCAGCGGAAGATCCGCCCGAAACGACCCGGCTCCGGCGCCACATCCAGACTGTAATGCCGGACCTTGAAGCCGCCTTTCGGAGCGGGCCAGGCGGTCAGCGGCTTTACATGGCTGCGCGGCCGGTCATAGCCGCCGGCATTGCCGCACAGCGCCAGAAGGTCTTCGTTCGCGGTGGTGAACAGGCGGACGATCTCGCCCCCCTCGGGGGTCACACGGCTGTCGCCGGCGGGGACGAAGGCGATGGAATGGCCCGGCACCTCGGTCACCGCGCCGTTCCATTCGATGGTCGCGCCGCCCTTTGGCAGCAGCACGCAATATTCATCAACCTGCGCCACGCGGTCGAAGCTGGCACCGGGGGCGGCATGGCTCAGAGCGACCAGGAAATTGTGACCGCGTTGCAGCCAAGTCTGGCCGGTGTCGTCATCCAGCTGCGGTGGGCTGTCGTAGAACGTCGCAACCTGCTCCTCGGCGACAAGGCCGGTGACGCCGATCATGCTGTCGGCGGGCGTGCTTGCCAGTGCGGCCCTCGGGTCGGACTTGTCGTACATGCTCTCCCTTTCTCTCCCGCGGTGTACCGCCACCATCGGCGAATGTTCCGCTTGGCGAAACTGTGTTTCCTTTAACGGAACATATTTATCGGCAGATCTGTCTGTCAAGCCACATGATGGGCACCGGGCGAAGGCCGGTCGGGAGCCACGAAAGCGCAGGCATGCGAAGACAACGCGCCGGCGGCGCGGTTCGTCGTCAGCAAGTGGGATGCGTCAGCGCAGAAGCTGGTCGCCCGAATGCCCCATCAAGACCGAAACCTGGCGGGCCGTTTCCAGCAACGCCTCTATCTGCTCGGGCGACGGCTCTGCGCCAAGCGACTGAGTCAGGTTGACACAACCGACCGTGCCGCAAACCATGTTGGCGCCATCGAGGACCGGGCTCGCCAGCGTGTTGAGGCCCAGCGCCGCCTGGTCCGGCGCGGTCGCCCAGCCGCGTTCCCGAATGAGCTCGAACTCGGCCTGGAGCCTGTCGGGATCGGTGATGGTCGCTTCGGTAAAGGCGGTCAACGTGCCGCCAAGCACCCTGTTGCGAAAGGCCTCGGACGAGAACGCCGCCGCCACCTTGCCCTGTGCGGAGCCGTGAAAGCTGAGCAGCGATCCGACGCGCACCCCGATCTCGATGGGCGAGCGGCCCGAAACCGTGGCGATCACCAGCATCCCGTCCGGGGTCAGCTGCGAGGCCACGGTGGAATGGCCAAGCCTGTCGCGCAGCGCCAAAAGCGCGTCTCTGGTGGCGGCAATCAGCCCGGTGCCTTCCAGCACCGCCTGCCCCAGCGACACCAGTTGATGGCCAACCTCGTACCGTTCGGAATCCTCGTGCTGAAAGACATACCCCTGCTGCACCAGGGTCTGAAGGTGTCGGTGAATGCGACTTTTCGAAGTGCCAAGCGCGGTGGCCAGGCTGGTGACGCCGACACCCTTCCCGGTGCGGCTCACATGTTCGACGATCTGCATGGTCAGGATCACCGATTGCAGGCCCTCGCCCATCTTCTTGTCGTTTTCCATGCGTGTCCTCCGTTGGCACTGATCAAGGGTTTTACAGGCCCCGAATGAGGCGTGGCAACGTCGGGACGGACGGGGCCGGCCCTTGACTTCTGTGCGATTCGAAAAATAATAGAACACAATTCCGCTGAGCGGGACAGTGCGGAATTCATATGGGAGGAGAACGCGTGAAGATGCAGGGCACCATGCCTCTGGAACATGAGGCCCGGATTTCCGAGCTTCTGGTCGGAGCCGTCGATCCGCATGTGCATAGCGGGCCATCCATCGCGCCGCGTGCGCTGGACCATCTTGAACTGGCCCGGGAGCTGTCAGAAGCCGGGTTTTCGGCGGTAGTGACCAAGGATCACGACTATTCCGGCGTGATGTGCGCCACGATGATCGCGCACCATCACCCCGATCTGACAACACGGGTGTTCTCGGGCATCGCGCTGAACAACGTGGTGGGTGGGCTCAACCCTTACGGGGTCGAACATACCGCGGCGATGGGCGGCAAGATCGTTTGGCTACCGACACTTGCGGCAGAGAACCACCTGTCCTGGCAGGCCACGTCCGGATGGTCTCATCCCGCCTCCACCTCAAGGATACGGGCGGCGACGGCGGTCAGGCTATGGGACGACGATGGCAAGATGCTGCCGGAGCTTCACGACATTCTTGATGTCTGCGCCGCGACAGGGCTCGCCCTGGCAAGCGGGCATGTGCATGTCTCTGAGACGAAGAAGATCTTTGCCGAAGCCAGGAAGCGCGGGGTGGAGCGGCTGATCTTCACCCATCCCGAGGATATCGTCGGCGCCTCGATGGAGGACACCAGGGAGATCGCCGACATGGGGGCGATGGTCGAGCATTCGCTTGCCTTCTTCCTGGAAGGATCGAAATTCCGCACCCATACGACCGAACAGCTCGGGGAATATATCGAGCTGGTGGGCCCGGAACGGACGATCCTGTGTTCGGACCTTGGGCAGGTTGGCACGCTGACCCCGCTGCAGGGATTTCGGCGCGCGGTCTCCGACTGCCTGTCGCTGGGATATGACGACGCTGCGGTACGGGCGATGGTGTCGGGCAACGCGGCGCAGGTCATCGGCCTGGACAGGTAACACAGGGCACGCCCTTCCGCGGCTCTGCCCAGGCGATATCGAAAAGACGCAGGGGCGGGCGCCGGAGCGGCGGCCTGGAAAGAAGGTTTTCGAATGCAGGACATCTATATTCTCGGGGCTGCCCGGACGCCCATCGGCAGCTTTGGCGGCGCATTGTCGTCGCTTGGCCCCGACGCGCTGGGACGCATTGCGGCCGAGGCGGCGATTGCGCGGGCAGAGGTCTCGGCCAGGATGATCGACAATGCGGTCGCGGGGAACGTGATCCCGACCCAGCCGCGTGACATGTACCTGGCGCGCGCGGTCGCGATGGATGCGGGGATGCCGGCGACGTCGCAGGCGCTGACGCTGAACCGGCTTTGCGGCTCGGGCGCACAGGCGATCGCCACCGCAGCGACGATGATCCGCGCCGGGGAAAGCCGCCTCGCGCTGGCCTTCGGCGCCGAGGCGATGAGCCGGGCGCCCCATACCGTCGGCGGGATGCGCGACGGCGTAAAGATGGGCGATGCCTCGGTCACCGACTGGCTGACCGGCGCGCTGAGCGATCCCTTCGACATCGGTCACATGGGGGTCACAGCCGAAAACGTGGCCGGGCTGCACGGCATCACGCGGCAGGAACAGGATGCGTTTGCGGCCGAAAGCCAGCGTCGGGCCGGGATCGCAATTGAGGAAGGTCGGTTCGACACGCAAATCTGCCCGGTCACCATCAAGGGACGGCGCGGCGATACCGTGGTGTCGCAGGATGAATACCCCAAGCCCGGTACCGACGCCGCAAGGCTGGCGGGGCTGCGGCCCGCCTTCCGCAAGGACGGCACGGTGACGGCGGGCAATGCCTCGGGGATCAACGATGGGGCTGCGGCGCTGGTGCTGGCCGGTGAAGACGCGGCCAGGGCTGCCCACCCCATCGCCCGGCTGTTGTCATGGTCGGTGGCGGGCGTCCCCCCCGAGGTCATGGGGCTGGGCCCTGTCGAGGCGGTTCCGCTGGCGCTGTCCCGCGCGGGGCTGTCATTGGCCGAGATCGACGTGATCGAAAGCAACGAGGCGTTCGCCGCGCAGGCCATCGCCGTGAACCGCCTGCTCGGTCTCGACCCCGAGAAGGTAAACCCGAACGGCGGCGCGATTGCGCTGGGCCATCCGCTTGGCGCGACGGGGGCGATCCTTGCCGTCAAGGCGATACACGAGCTGCAGCGGATCTCTGGGCGCTATGCCCTTGTCACCATGTGCATCGGCGGGGGGCAGGGCATCGCGCTGGTCATCGAGCGGCTGGAGGATACGGCATGAGTTTTCGGGACAGGCTCCTGGCAGGTGAGGTGCTTATCGGCACCTTCGTCAAAACGCCAAGCCCGCATGTGGTCGAGATACTCGGTCTCGCCGGGCTCGATTTTGCGGTGATCGATCAGGAACATGCGCCCATCGGCCTGGCGGAAATGGACATGATGGCGATGGCGGGGCGTGCGGTTGGCCTGCCCCTGCTGTCCCGGCGCTGGGGCAAGGGAACGGACTGGATCGCTCCGCTGATGGATCTTGGCATGACCGGGGTCATGGTGCCCCATGTGCTGGACCCGGAGGGCGCCGAAGCAGTCTGCGACGCCGTGAAATTCGCCCGTTTGAAACGGGGTCTGTCGCCCTCTCCACGGGCGGGAGATTACGGTGGCATGAGCATTCCGTCCTATCGCGAAAAGAGCGACACGGAGTCGGTCGTGATGGTGCAGATCGAAGATGAATGCGCGCTTGCACATCTGGATGCGATTGCCGCCATCAAGGACGTCGATCTGGT
The genomic region above belongs to Rhodovulum sulfidophilum DSM 1374 and contains:
- a CDS encoding ABC transporter ATP-binding protein, coding for MQTGKPASIGTLVAMIALQEQLLWPFEQLLEVARDARKTRALFARVFEYLDKPVEITERADPVTIHRSDMRGAVQLDHVSFAYGGQSLRAIDDVTLIIPAGSHVAIVGPTGSGKTTLGYLLARLYDVEAGAIRFDGVDLRDLGFATLSQMLGVVSQEPYLLNASVAENLRFACPEATGAQMIAAAKVAQIHDHIAALPEGYDTLVGEGGFRFSGGEKQRLALARTILRDPPILLLDEATSALDTRTERAMSQALDALAKGRTTITIAHRLSTVRDADMIVVMQHGRMVETGIHAALAAKGGVYAGLLAGA
- a CDS encoding MFS transporter, which codes for MPLPRPDPNRWLVLLAVMLAFLPVVLDMTILHVAVPTLTQALGASNTEVLWIIDIYPLLMAGLLVPMGTLADRVGTRRILLTGLAVFGLASALAAYAPSPALLIAARMLLAVGGAMITPCVLGVIRRTFEDPAERGLALGLWGTVGAAGAAVGPLIGGALLGHFWWGSVFLINLPVMLFVLPVCWLLLPRHEELSPGRWAIGQALLLILGMIATVYAIKAGFGAKQPVAVVLPVLVLGVALLSVFARLQLLSAEPMLDLSLFARPAILAGIIMAIVASGALAGVELTLAQELQYVLGKTPLQAGVFMIPIMVAAGLGGPVAGWLSERFGLRPVACLSLAISAGALAGLAVTDFHHPGLVVPVLLVLLGLALSIGLTASSIAIMGAADAREAGAAGSLEATGYELGSGLGITLFGVFMSVVFGRHLVLPEGVPEPLADQAARSIGDVYIAARQLDADQGAAVIAAGKAAFSATHSVLLTTAALLMGLLAVLVFFLLAQGRRAVAFQH
- a CDS encoding TetR/AcrR family transcriptional regulator → MGRTPTITRDRLLDVAEEIVRKGGGAALTIGALARAAGVSKGGVQYSFASKDDLVRALIERWTSQFDAMMEGETGDDPLAFVRRYIAATRASQQAMDAKMAGLMVTYLEDPANRQETRDWYCGVFHRLGGGSADARAARVAFLAVEGLFLMHMNGIDEDGDWRGFLDDVEAVLARLTS
- a CDS encoding NAD(P)H-dependent oxidoreductase; amino-acid sequence: MTHVLIAIAHPDPASFNHALAFATAEALRAAGHEVTISDLAAEGFRADLSPADMTERADPARFHVQAEQANAARAGTYAPDIAREQARVAQADAVILQFPIWWGGPPALLKGWIDRVLSYGFGYVDGRRFDTDIFKGRRAMISVTTGGTPERFSEQGVYGPIDPLLMPIRKLALEYMGFEVEPLQVAYAVSRISEPERKKHIDRLIAAACAMSSRPSHRSDAWKTALDDVPEGAWARRG
- a CDS encoding TRAP transporter large permease; amino-acid sequence: MSSFFLLFAAFLATGVPIALTLGIAGTAYLYLSGNGAMALMLPQRMIAGIDQFVLLTIPLFLLAGALMNVGGVTTRIVTFARAMVGHRPGGMSSVSILSSGFFAGISGSATAEASALGSILIPSMSKQGMPPAYAAALIAVSSVMGPIIPPSITMIIYGVLSGASIGQLFLAGIMPGILIATGLLIYATWRARRDGFPVIPRMTARERFASTRRTLPALILPLIILVGIKAGIFTPTEAAAVAVGYALIIGFIYRELTPSRVWEALIATALVSTSILFITSMASIVSFVFTLEQVPQLIADGMLSLTENPLLILLLLNIFLLVLGMFLEPISILILTMPILLKFQDLIGMDSVQFGTVVVLNVVIGMATPPVGILLFIGAAISGQPVTRVIREALPLIAICLLVLAIIALVPQVALFIPRFMV
- a CDS encoding TRAP transporter small permease, with the protein product MQYRSGPLARLVAGYLCLIRGLAGLSMAAIVAIMLAQVFWRYVLGGSLIWAEELCRYLLIWQTFLVLGLAFSKGEFVSLDFVPSLLSARLRWGLRAVMAVPILAFLAVMTWYGWDFAERMGTQTIPALDFIWSAVTGEALGLSIRWVYISVSVGMVLLAGHILTGLVVDFHRQVILNLGEEDAALAQTSEMT
- a CDS encoding TRAP transporter substrate-binding protein, whose product is MTITRRRLLTRGAAFTTVLAAPNIARASGRRMRFAHAANEVHPGHIMATSFAAALEELRPGGFDVRIFPNRQLGDDKQLLEGAVAGTMDVVSVSGVLVPLVTGRQAMNAWQMPFLIRDYDHFGKLAHGPVGQQILDDLRPAGLVGLSIANTGQRHFLSIDRNVASIEDFAGLKTRIVPVPLHQQIWKTVGTAPAGLPYGEVYGALETGVIDAVEINVSSMLGENLWEVGKHFTLTGHYPWHMTTLMSERFFEGLDEEERDVVVEAGKMSTAATIEYAKQQDLEGREELAARDVEIAELTDLSEMRARVEGLTADWSSKDPLIAAMVEAAAKSA
- a CDS encoding IclR family transcriptional regulator, whose amino-acid sequence is MENDKKMGEGLQSVILTMQIVEHVSRTGKGVGVTSLATALGTSKSRIHRHLQTLVQQGYVFQHEDSERYEVGHQLVSLGQAVLEGTGLIAATRDALLALRDRLGHSTVASQLTPDGMLVIATVSGRSPIEIGVRVGSLLSFHGSAQGKVAAAFSSEAFRNRVLGGTLTAFTEATITDPDRLQAEFELIRERGWATAPDQAALGLNTLASPVLDGANMVCGTVGCVNLTQSLGAEPSPEQIEALLETARQVSVLMGHSGDQLLR
- a CDS encoding DUF6282 family protein yields the protein MGGERVKMQGTMPLEHEARISELLVGAVDPHVHSGPSIAPRALDHLELARELSEAGFSAVVTKDHDYSGVMCATMIAHHHPDLTTRVFSGIALNNVVGGLNPYGVEHTAAMGGKIVWLPTLAAENHLSWQATSGWSHPASTSRIRAATAVRLWDDDGKMLPELHDILDVCAATGLALASGHVHVSETKKIFAEARKRGVERLIFTHPEDIVGASMEDTREIADMGAMVEHSLAFFLEGSKFRTHTTEQLGEYIELVGPERTILCSDLGQVGTLTPLQGFRRAVSDCLSLGYDDAAVRAMVSGNAAQVIGLDR
- a CDS encoding acetyl-CoA C-acyltransferase yields the protein MQDIYILGAARTPIGSFGGALSSLGPDALGRIAAEAAIARAEVSARMIDNAVAGNVIPTQPRDMYLARAVAMDAGMPATSQALTLNRLCGSGAQAIATAATMIRAGESRLALAFGAEAMSRAPHTVGGMRDGVKMGDASVTDWLTGALSDPFDIGHMGVTAENVAGLHGITRQEQDAFAAESQRRAGIAIEEGRFDTQICPVTIKGRRGDTVVSQDEYPKPGTDAARLAGLRPAFRKDGTVTAGNASGINDGAAALVLAGEDAARAAHPIARLLSWSVAGVPPEVMGLGPVEAVPLALSRAGLSLAEIDVIESNEAFAAQAIAVNRLLGLDPEKVNPNGGAIALGHPLGATGAILAVKAIHELQRISGRYALVTMCIGGGQGIALVIERLEDTA